One window from the genome of Sulfurimonas hongkongensis encodes:
- a CDS encoding multiheme c-type cytochrome, with product MKSSYMKIFIIIMFLSGVLQYSIFDLDWEYFRVVQATHIIGSILIAVFLLIPYVNMHTYEFMIVKKAKSVSGVLLGITLFFIILSGFYLFFVGNRGEDVLGSLSFYIHLYGSFVLLYFLFSHARKRLHTKPLVVLFFALSMTFVDSTYAQEKLTNIKIEEGVDRYHNEDWTSSAKCKSCHEEIFNQWADSNHRHLVGTNPYYMVMENLAGADMGDEFRQWCMGCHNPSAVTTEQKRTTHEMDGNLMPNILFESGSKRLLDDFKAHGNSRLEQGVSCVACHRITEADSKGNSAYALKIRDRKKYAFEDSSSGVEAWLSEKFINSNPKVHKDSYSNKLYKKSSYCASCHDEFLPDESKRAVVSTFKEWQDSPYNNPDDPTKHKDCIDCHMTYLKDGEFAPLKGRSTDGGVIKDDIKVHYFSGSNHFLSGLKSKEHEDQTLQLLRTSAKLDVDIKDTNISVGVKNVGAGHHLPTGVSDFRELWLDITITDAKDRVVFSSGKLQEDGNLGEDARPFMKVFGDENSKPVGLLFWRYKKLLSDTRIPAGERRVESYKIADAKNLKYPLKVVVKLNFRIYPQWVTDAVKRAYPQLPNPDVVLVEKIEKSFEK from the coding sequence ATGAAAAGCTCATATATGAAAATCTTTATCATTATAATGTTTTTAAGCGGAGTTTTGCAATACAGCATCTTTGATCTTGATTGGGAGTATTTTAGAGTTGTGCAAGCTACTCATATCATAGGCTCCATCCTTATCGCTGTTTTCTTGCTTATACCCTATGTTAATATGCATACTTATGAGTTTATGATAGTAAAAAAAGCAAAGAGTGTGAGTGGAGTTTTACTAGGCATTACACTATTTTTTATCATACTTAGTGGCTTTTATCTCTTTTTTGTCGGAAACAGAGGAGAAGATGTCTTAGGTTCTCTCTCTTTTTATATCCATCTTTATGGCTCTTTTGTTCTTTTGTACTTTTTGTTCTCTCATGCGAGAAAAAGGCTTCACACAAAACCTCTAGTGGTACTTTTCTTTGCTCTAAGTATGACCTTTGTAGATAGTACATACGCACAAGAGAAGCTAACAAATATCAAAATTGAAGAGGGTGTTGATAGATATCATAATGAAGACTGGACATCATCTGCAAAGTGTAAAAGCTGCCATGAAGAGATATTTAATCAGTGGGCTGATTCAAACCATCGCCATTTAGTTGGAACAAATCCTTACTATATGGTGATGGAAAATTTAGCTGGTGCAGATATGGGGGATGAGTTTAGACAGTGGTGCATGGGTTGTCATAATCCTAGTGCAGTTACAACTGAGCAAAAAAGAACTACACATGAGATGGATGGAAATTTGATGCCAAATATTTTGTTTGAGAGTGGTTCAAAAAGGCTTTTAGATGACTTTAAAGCTCATGGCAATTCAAGACTTGAACAAGGCGTTTCATGTGTTGCTTGTCATAGAATTACAGAGGCCGACTCAAAGGGAAATAGTGCTTATGCTCTTAAAATTAGAGATAGAAAAAAGTACGCCTTTGAAGATAGTAGCTCAGGGGTTGAGGCGTGGCTAAGTGAGAAGTTTATAAATTCAAATCCAAAAGTTCATAAAGATAGCTACTCAAATAAACTCTATAAAAAAAGCTCTTATTGTGCATCTTGTCACGATGAATTTTTGCCAGATGAGTCAAAAAGAGCAGTAGTCTCTACCTTTAAAGAGTGGCAAGACTCGCCTTATAATAACCCTGATGATCCAACTAAACATAAAGATTGTATAGATTGTCATATGACTTACTTAAAAGATGGAGAGTTCGCACCTCTTAAAGGTCGATCAACAGATGGCGGAGTTATAAAAGATGATATAAAAGTTCACTACTTCTCAGGTTCAAACCACTTTTTATCTGGACTAAAAAGCAAAGAACATGAAGACCAAACCCTGCAACTCCTTCGTACATCCGCAAAGCTTGATGTTGATATAAAAGATACAAATATCTCAGTTGGCGTTAAAAATGTTGGAGCTGGACATCACTTGCCAACTGGAGTATCTGATTTTAGAGAGCTTTGGCTTGATATTACCATAACAGATGCAAAAGATAGGGTAGTCTTTAGTAGCGGAAAGCTCCAAGAAGATGGAAACCTAGGAGAGGATGCAAGACCTTTTATGAAAGTATTTGGAGATGAAAACTCTAAACCTGTTGGACTTTTGTTTTGGAGATATAAAAAACTCTTAAGTGACACTAGAATCCCAGCAGGAGAGAGACGAGTAGAGTCCTACAAGATAGCTGATGCAAAAAATCTAAAATATCCTCTAAAAGTAGTTGTAAAACTAAACTTTAGAATCTACCCACAGTGGGTGACTGATGCAGTAAAAAGAGCCTATCCACAGTTGCCAAATCCTGATGTGGTTTTAGTCGAAAAAATAGAGAAGAGTTTTGAGAAATAG
- a CDS encoding thioredoxin family protein — protein sequence MRNSIKFLLLLPLFITTLQADHVRWLNDFDKAHHQAIKQNKKLMVLLIKKECKGCIETIKTTFINQPYIEKINREYIAVLITKDQRSSYPIEMLYTLQYPSLFFLDNRELFVCKPIRGEITPNELNSYLEECK from the coding sequence TTGAGAAATAGTATAAAGTTTTTACTTCTATTGCCACTATTTATCACTACTCTTCAAGCAGATCATGTTAGATGGCTGAATGACTTTGACAAAGCCCATCATCAGGCTATTAAACAGAATAAAAAACTTATGGTATTGCTTATAAAAAAAGAGTGTAAAGGGTGTATAGAAACTATTAAAACAACCTTCATAAATCAGCCATATATAGAAAAAATAAACAGAGAGTATATTGCAGTGTTAATTACTAAAGACCAAAGAAGTAGTTACCCCATAGAGATGCTATATACACTCCAATATCCATCACTATTTTTTTTAGACAATAGAGAACTTTTTGTATGTAAACCAATTAGAGGAGAGATCACTCCAAATGAGCTAAATAGCTATTTGGAGGAGTGTAAGTAA
- a CDS encoding c-type cytochrome, with translation MANKVSVWSDNRFWQRSAAWVTGFAAVLLIWLTFDTSAQISMGTDEDIQNGVTKRVPGPTVINYKITYEMSAKRGHEVPIIGGNDGKGMSLFQEKEKFFGRDDWSEEEARELLHLGKLGSQTKNCMNCHTLLGNGAYYAPDLTKAWLDPAWEDGTMMAMTGKDTKEEAMAEFLQHPSTYPTHARMMPDLGITAEEAKGLVAFLKHMSTIDTNGFPRNFGKIRGAVHGK, from the coding sequence GTGGCTAATAAAGTATCCGTATGGAGCGATAATCGTTTCTGGCAACGATCAGCAGCTTGGGTTACAGGATTCGCAGCAGTACTATTGATTTGGCTAACATTTGATACATCAGCTCAAATTTCAATGGGTACAGACGAAGATATACAAAACGGCGTAACTAAGAGGGTTCCAGGACCAACGGTTATTAATTATAAAATCACTTATGAAATGAGTGCTAAACGTGGACATGAAGTGCCAATCATTGGTGGCAATGATGGTAAAGGGATGTCTCTATTTCAAGAAAAAGAAAAGTTCTTTGGAAGAGATGACTGGTCTGAAGAAGAAGCAAGAGAGTTACTTCACCTAGGTAAACTCGGCTCTCAAACTAAAAACTGTATGAACTGTCATACACTTCTTGGTAATGGCGCTTACTATGCACCAGATTTAACTAAAGCATGGTTAGACCCAGCTTGGGAAGATGGAACAATGATGGCAATGACAGGCAAAGATACAAAAGAAGAGGCTATGGCTGAGTTCTTACAGCATCCTTCAACTTATCCAACTCATGCTAGAATGATGCCAGATCTTGGTATTACAGCAGAAGAGGCTAAAGGCTTAGTTGCTTTCTTGAAACATATGTCAACTATTGATACAAATGGTTTTCCAAGAAACTTTGGAAAAATAAGAGGAGCAGTACATGGCAAGTAA
- a CDS encoding cbb3-type cytochrome c oxidase subunit I, with protein MASNHLTGIGSESKQLATWYFAFAAIIFGAQLLFGLVAAIQYVMPGFLFEILDFSVARMLHINALVVWMVFAMFGAVYWLLPDETGIETIGIKVGKLLYWVFVAAIVIVILVYIFVQVGPADETSIWFIHEGREYIEAPRWADIGIVVVALGFVANLFMTGMTGKRSGIVTVLMADMIAFAGLYLTGMFFTDNITVDQYWWWWVIHLWVEATWEVYVGALAAYGLITMIGAHRKVVEMWLWIEVAMLFGSGILGMGHHYFWIGTPEYWWEIGALFSALEPLPLVAMFIHVLYDWGKTQGGQDATGQKLSVINNKPAFTWFVLNAFGNFLGAGIWGFFHTLPQVNLYTHGTQFTSAHGHLAFFGAYATILIGMMYIAVQGTNGIKVMKSTKSSIWAVSMIAGGVMGMTVALTVAGYVQVLVSRAQMGATWAGYFDGQSGLWFAQAMDWRLIMGVVTFTGFLFLAKDLLSIGKSQIHER; from the coding sequence ATGGCAAGTAATCACTTAACAGGTATTGGAAGTGAATCAAAACAATTAGCAACATGGTATTTCGCTTTTGCTGCAATTATCTTTGGTGCACAATTATTATTTGGTTTAGTTGCAGCTATTCAGTATGTTATGCCAGGTTTTCTTTTTGAAATTCTTGACTTTTCAGTTGCTAGAATGTTACACATTAATGCGCTAGTTGTATGGATGGTATTTGCAATGTTTGGTGCTGTTTACTGGTTACTACCAGATGAGACAGGTATTGAGACTATTGGTATTAAGGTCGGTAAACTACTTTACTGGGTATTTGTAGCGGCTATCGTTATAGTTATTCTTGTATATATATTTGTACAAGTAGGACCTGCAGATGAAACATCGATCTGGTTTATACATGAAGGTCGTGAGTATATCGAAGCTCCTCGTTGGGCAGATATCGGTATAGTTGTTGTGGCTTTAGGGTTTGTTGCAAACCTTTTTATGACAGGTATGACAGGTAAGCGTTCAGGAATTGTTACAGTTTTAATGGCTGATATGATTGCTTTTGCTGGCCTTTACTTAACAGGTATGTTTTTTACTGATAACATCACAGTTGATCAATACTGGTGGTGGTGGGTAATTCACTTATGGGTTGAAGCTACTTGGGAAGTTTATGTTGGTGCATTGGCTGCTTATGGTCTTATCACTATGATTGGCGCACATCGTAAAGTTGTTGAAATGTGGTTATGGATCGAAGTAGCTATGCTATTTGGTTCAGGTATCCTTGGTATGGGTCACCACTACTTCTGGATTGGTACACCTGAGTACTGGTGGGAAATTGGAGCACTATTTAGTGCACTAGAGCCATTGCCGCTTGTAGCTATGTTTATCCACGTTCTTTATGACTGGGGTAAAACTCAAGGTGGGCAAGATGCAACCGGGCAAAAGCTCTCAGTTATTAACAATAAACCAGCATTTACTTGGTTTGTTTTAAATGCTTTTGGTAACTTCTTAGGTGCAGGTATATGGGGATTTTTCCATACATTACCACAAGTAAACCTTTATACTCATGGTACACAGTTTACTTCAGCACACGGTCACTTAGCGTTTTTTGGTGCTTATGCTACGATACTAATAGGTATGATGTATATTGCAGTTCAGGGAACAAACGGTATTAAAGTTATGAAAAGTACTAAGTCTTCTATCTGGGCTGTTAGTATGATCGCAGGTGGTGTCATGGGGATGACCGTAGCCCTTACCGTTGCTGGATATGTTCAAGTTCTAGTCTCTCGTGCACAAATGGGTGCTACATGGGCAGGATACTTTGATGGCCAAAGCGGTTTATGGTTTGCACAGGCGATGGATTGGAGACTAATTATGGGTGTTGTTACATTCACAGGTTTCCTTTTCTTAGCAAAAGACTTATTGTCAATTGGCAAAAGTCAAATTCACGAAAGATAA
- a CDS encoding nitrite reductase, whose protein sequence is MRLNKLVTSVAALAVVSSGLLADTSKMDVEAVFEKECQGCHGPNHEGGVGSDLRPAVIGKKNSYELAAVILNGKAGTAMPPFKQKFSKSDADAMVDYLQHFKGKKIKQLTLETVKAGWKPLNDRMKFYKKYPNAADVKKNTDICFVTERDAERVAFVDGTSGKVLSKHPAGFAVHVTVTNKRQPRYAYSISRSGLVTMFDLNTPGQQKIAQTQVGSDSRGLAVSPDGKYLMAGNYVPGGAVLMDAMTLEPLKVYPTSSVIKPNGDIDSSRVAGVFDTPYGPYIAFALKDGGHVYIVDYSKPNFPIVGDIPNIGDILHDGFLNEGKEIGRYLFIASQGSDVVGVVDFKTKSLVTKIYTGPASKPHPGQGSSWYNEQLGQQLGATVNMNLGQVTIWDDNFDVIRQIPIGGGGLFIGTSEHTPFLWADNVLGGEANWNKVHLINKQTLEVDRILTVGKTQGTVIDPVTHKVLYKWKVPTVKDKDGKAVTPRILHAEPANHGHWTMISEWNAGRIGIYEAKTGKFVKYITGLTTPTFTYSIEHRQTIPGA, encoded by the coding sequence ATGAGATTAAATAAATTAGTTACATCAGTTGCTGCATTAGCAGTTGTTAGTTCAGGTCTATTAGCAGATACATCTAAAATGGATGTTGAAGCAGTATTTGAAAAAGAGTGTCAAGGTTGTCACGGTCCAAATCATGAGGGTGGTGTTGGTTCTGACTTACGTCCAGCAGTTATTGGTAAGAAAAACTCTTATGAGCTTGCTGCAGTTATCTTAAATGGTAAAGCTGGTACAGCAATGCCTCCATTTAAACAAAAATTTTCTAAATCTGATGCTGATGCAATGGTTGATTACCTTCAACACTTTAAAGGTAAAAAAATCAAGCAACTTACACTTGAAACTGTAAAAGCTGGTTGGAAACCTTTAAATGACAGAATGAAATTTTACAAAAAATATCCAAATGCTGCAGATGTTAAGAAAAACACAGATATCTGTTTCGTAACTGAAAGAGATGCTGAGCGTGTTGCATTTGTTGATGGTACTTCTGGTAAAGTTCTATCTAAACACCCAGCTGGTTTTGCTGTTCACGTAACAGTTACAAATAAGCGTCAACCTCGCTATGCTTACTCTATCTCTCGTTCAGGTTTAGTAACAATGTTTGACCTAAATACTCCGGGCCAACAAAAAATTGCTCAAACTCAAGTTGGTTCTGACTCTCGTGGTCTTGCAGTTTCTCCAGATGGTAAGTATCTAATGGCTGGTAACTATGTTCCAGGCGGTGCTGTACTTATGGATGCGATGACATTAGAGCCACTGAAAGTTTATCCAACTTCTAGTGTAATTAAACCAAATGGTGACATCGATTCATCTCGTGTTGCAGGTGTTTTTGATACTCCATACGGTCCTTATATAGCTTTTGCACTTAAAGATGGTGGACATGTTTATATCGTAGATTATTCTAAACCAAACTTCCCAATCGTTGGTGATATTCCAAATATTGGTGACATTCTTCACGATGGTTTCTTAAATGAAGGTAAAGAGATTGGTAGATACTTATTTATCGCTTCTCAAGGTTCTGATGTAGTTGGTGTTGTTGACTTTAAAACTAAGTCACTTGTAACTAAAATCTATACTGGTCCAGCTTCTAAGCCACACCCAGGTCAAGGTTCTTCTTGGTACAATGAGCAACTAGGTCAACAACTTGGTGCTACTGTTAATATGAACTTAGGTCAAGTAACTATTTGGGATGATAACTTTGATGTTATTCGTCAAATTCCAATAGGTGGTGGTGGTCTATTTATCGGAACAAGTGAGCATACTCCTTTTCTTTGGGCAGATAATGTACTTGGTGGAGAGGCTAACTGGAATAAAGTTCACTTGATTAATAAACAAACTCTTGAGGTAGATAGAATCCTTACTGTTGGTAAAACTCAAGGTACGGTTATAGATCCAGTTACACACAAAGTTTTATATAAATGGAAAGTTCCAACTGTTAAAGATAAAGATGGCAAAGCTGTCACTCCTAGAATCTTACACGCTGAACCAGCTAATCACGGTCACTGGACTATGATTTCTGAGTGGAATGCGGGTCGTATCGGTATATATGAAGCTAAAACAGGTAAATTTGTTAAATACATCACTGGTTTAACAACTCCTACTTTTACTTACTCTATCGAACATAGACAAACTATCCCAGGTGCATAA
- a CDS encoding c-type cytochrome translates to MKKYIVLILSLSAFLYSNNIDGKEVFKTYCWGCHHETAEAFGPPFSEIAAKRTRDEIAAYIIDPKAMYEAFGYKRSVMTEFNLNDKERDAVVDYVLLQKGK, encoded by the coding sequence ATGAAAAAATATATAGTGCTAATACTCTCTTTATCTGCTTTTTTATACTCTAATAATATAGATGGAAAAGAAGTATTTAAAACCTACTGTTGGGGATGCCATCATGAGACTGCTGAAGCCTTTGGACCTCCATTTTCAGAAATTGCAGCTAAGCGAACAAGAGATGAAATTGCAGCTTATATAATCGACCCAAAGGCAATGTATGAAGCTTTTGGTTATAAAAGAAGTGTAATGACTGAGTTTAACTTAAATGACAAAGAAAGAGATGCGGTAGTAGACTACGTTCTCTTACAAAAGGGCAAATAA
- a CDS encoding radical SAM/SPASM domain-containing protein — MFRLSNLISSVVEGKKERVLDGSIAIWNFTNRCNLSCMHCYSKSTLDEVDTLTTSQIKKTILEMKENGVKFIIFSGGEPLTRKDLFEIADFCKENGIITYLSSNGLYFTKGNIGRIVDTFNYVGVSIDGDEPTHDYFRGLKGAFRETLKAVQLANSTGAKVGIRFTITKDTVNSLEYIFDLVEKENIPKIYISHLVYSGRGLDNLKMDLTKEQRRESVEYILKKAFEYYENGRDIEIVTGNMEQDAILFLNEFASRYPHLKDTMRSRLTSWGGNSAGRKLLNINSEGDVRPDPFFPITIGNVIKQDFGEIWQSGELLDKLRLHPREVSGICSDCEQIDICNGGSRARAYAITGDLWSEDPSCYLTKRERQRDEV; from the coding sequence ATGTTTAGATTATCAAACCTAATATCTTCGGTGGTTGAGGGCAAAAAGGAGAGAGTCTTAGATGGCTCTATAGCTATTTGGAACTTTACAAATCGCTGTAACTTATCTTGCATGCACTGCTATTCAAAATCAACTCTTGACGAAGTGGATACGCTTACAACCTCGCAGATAAAAAAAACCATCTTAGAGATGAAGGAAAATGGTGTAAAGTTCATCATATTCTCAGGAGGAGAACCGTTAACTAGAAAAGATCTCTTTGAAATAGCTGATTTTTGCAAGGAAAACGGCATTATAACTTACTTATCTAGTAATGGTTTATATTTTACAAAGGGTAATATTGGACGTATAGTAGATACATTTAATTATGTTGGGGTAAGTATAGATGGAGATGAGCCCACTCATGATTACTTCCGTGGTCTAAAAGGTGCATTTAGAGAGACACTTAAAGCTGTACAACTTGCTAACTCTACAGGTGCTAAAGTGGGTATTCGCTTTACTATCACAAAAGATACTGTTAATTCTTTAGAATATATTTTTGATTTGGTAGAAAAAGAAAATATACCTAAAATATATATTTCACATCTTGTATATTCTGGAAGAGGACTTGATAATCTTAAGATGGATCTCACAAAAGAGCAAAGAAGAGAGTCGGTTGAGTATATCCTAAAAAAAGCCTTTGAATATTATGAAAATGGCAGAGATATCGAGATAGTAACAGGTAATATGGAACAAGATGCCATACTTTTTTTAAATGAGTTTGCATCAAGATATCCACACCTAAAGGATACTATGAGAAGTAGACTCACTTCGTGGGGTGGAAACTCAGCTGGTAGAAAACTACTAAACATAAATAGCGAGGGAGATGTAAGACCCGACCCATTTTTTCCAATAACTATTGGTAATGTTATAAAACAAGACTTTGGCGAGATTTGGCAAAGTGGAGAGCTGCTTGACAAACTAAGATTGCACCCAAGAGAAGTGAGTGGTATCTGTAGTGATTGTGAGCAGATTGACATCTGTAACGGAGGCTCTCGTGCTCGTGCTTACGCTATAACTGGGGATTTGTGGAGCGAAGATCCATCATGCTACTTAACCAAAAGGGAGAGACAAAGAGATGAAGTTTAA
- a CDS encoding cytochrome D1 domain-containing protein, producing MKFNKILLGAIVLASMFLSLEAKGVNPILRMLDKEEKIFVVEREDSSLAVIEKGLTKSHIKGVHNMNHGVVKFYDKDGYIISRDGYVIKFDPEEEAILKEKKTSDSAIGFTVAKNFLAVANYAKKSVDILDRDLNPLQSFETGSKNVGIKQYKNYLIFSQMNNDKITVLRDKNEGKGVPHFEIYKEFEDVGVMPFDAMIKDNNFITGFFQSDHFGVVDLDTMKYSKIKILLDDRKPVLKVPHFGFWSIGGGHVFIPAVGNNKVLVYTPDFKFEKVIETEGLPVFTALSPDKKYLAVTFSGDKFPVLQIIDTKTLEVIKRFEFDGKVLHVRWSNIRPKLYVSVNDTNKVAVLNTDLWYLSREIFQIKKPSGIFIYEEDR from the coding sequence ATGAAGTTTAATAAAATACTACTTGGTGCAATAGTCCTTGCATCTATGTTTTTAAGTCTAGAGGCAAAGGGTGTAAATCCAATTTTAAGAATGCTAGATAAGGAAGAAAAAATCTTTGTAGTTGAGAGAGAAGATAGCTCTTTGGCGGTTATAGAAAAGGGTTTGACAAAGTCTCATATAAAAGGTGTTCACAACATGAATCACGGTGTTGTAAAGTTTTACGATAAGGACGGCTACATAATCTCACGTGATGGTTATGTTATAAAGTTTGATCCAGAAGAAGAAGCTATACTAAAAGAGAAAAAAACAAGCGACAGTGCTATTGGCTTTACAGTGGCAAAAAACTTTCTTGCTGTTGCAAACTACGCTAAAAAAAGTGTAGATATCTTAGATAGAGATCTAAATCCTCTGCAATCTTTTGAGACAGGATCAAAAAATGTTGGTATAAAGCAGTATAAAAACTATCTCATCTTCTCACAAATGAACAATGACAAAATAACAGTCCTAAGAGATAAAAATGAGGGCAAAGGAGTTCCTCATTTTGAAATCTACAAAGAGTTTGAAGATGTAGGAGTGATGCCTTTTGATGCTATGATAAAAGACAACAACTTCATAACTGGTTTTTTTCAAAGTGATCACTTTGGAGTTGTAGATCTTGATACTATGAAGTACTCTAAGATAAAAATACTTTTAGATGATAGAAAACCTGTACTTAAAGTGCCTCACTTTGGTTTTTGGAGTATTGGTGGTGGGCATGTCTTTATCCCAGCGGTTGGAAACAACAAAGTCTTAGTATATACACCTGACTTTAAGTTTGAAAAAGTTATAGAGACTGAGGGTTTGCCAGTATTTACTGCTCTCTCACCAGATAAAAAATACTTAGCTGTAACATTTAGCGGAGATAAATTCCCTGTACTTCAAATCATAGATACTAAGACTTTAGAAGTTATTAAAAGATTTGAGTTTGATGGAAAGGTTTTACATGTTAGATGGTCAAACATCAGACCAAAACTGTATGTATCTGTAAATGATACAAATAAAGTAGCTGTATTAAATACTGATTTATGGTACCTAAGTCGTGAAATATTTCAAATAAAAAAACCATCAGGTATATTTATTTATGAGGAAGACAGATAA
- the cobA gene encoding uroporphyrinogen-III C-methyltransferase, whose translation MSRVYLTGAGPGDIELLTIKALRVIKEADVIIYDRLANPDILEEAKSGCEFVYVGKEDGRHIMPQDDINEVIYQNALKHKCVVRLKGGDPFVFGRGGEEALYLLEKGIKFDVIPGITSAISAPAYAGIPVTHRGVSVSFRVVTGHESPNKKVSQIPWENFKSDDTIVFLMGLHNLPRISKKLIELGKAPNYPVAVISKGTTKDQVVVVGTLENIVKKSKDVPTPALIVVGRVVELRDQLKWFEGND comes from the coding sequence ATGAGCAGAGTCTATCTAACTGGCGCTGGTCCTGGCGATATAGAACTTTTAACTATAAAAGCACTTAGAGTTATCAAAGAAGCCGATGTTATAATCTATGATAGGCTGGCAAATCCAGACATATTAGAAGAAGCAAAGAGTGGCTGTGAATTTGTGTATGTTGGTAAAGAAGATGGCAGACATATAATGCCTCAAGATGATATAAACGAGGTAATCTACCAAAACGCTCTAAAGCACAAATGTGTAGTTCGCCTAAAAGGTGGTGATCCATTTGTATTTGGACGTGGTGGAGAAGAGGCTCTTTATTTGCTTGAAAAAGGTATAAAATTTGATGTCATTCCTGGCATTACTTCTGCTATATCGGCACCTGCATATGCTGGTATTCCAGTTACTCATCGAGGTGTATCAGTTAGTTTTAGAGTGGTAACTGGACATGAATCTCCAAACAAAAAAGTCTCTCAAATACCGTGGGAAAACTTTAAATCTGATGATACTATTGTCTTTTTAATGGGGCTACATAATCTTCCTAGGATATCTAAAAAACTCATTGAGCTTGGAAAGGCCCCAAATTATCCTGTGGCGGTCATCTCAAAAGGAACAACAAAAGACCAAGTGGTTGTTGTAGGAACACTAGAAAATATAGTCAAGAAGTCTAAAGATGTGCCGACTCCAGCACTTATCGTAGTTGGAAGAGTTGTAGAACTTAGAGATCAACTTAAATGGTTTGAGGGTAATGACTAA
- a CDS encoding ATP-binding protein produces MTKHNYKDAIEIAKNIYWVGMYLQDDPFQCHPYFIENGNESILVDPGSMLEFEETVRKVKSIADISSIKYIILHHQDPDLAAAVPEIEKLIDRDDLLIVTHSRTALLIKHYLVSSDYYEIDKNENRLITLSGFTLEFYTTPYCHAPGAFVSYEPETKTLFSGDIFGGIEKSWEFYADETYFAKAKQFHQEYMPSKDIFNFALQKIEKLDLELIAPQHGSIIKKQYIKKLIEDMKNLECGIYIDANYNQELLDTINELKEKKETIKERDRQLFEQSKRAEMGEMIGNIAHQWRQPLAIISTILAILKEKNSAKVLKNGEIEQKIETMEEKVEYMSDTIEDFMNYYKPNKDRSIFNINEALQRALKITNYTPLNHQIKVKTTIDEELGTKGHINEFVQVIVSILSNIYDIKNIRSLPFVNVDIKMQREGLDAVVTISDDAGGIEADILPKIFNPYFTTKHQSLGTGLGLHIAKTIIENNMNGSLSVKNNQKGATFIIRMKNEN; encoded by the coding sequence ATGACTAAGCATAACTATAAAGATGCTATAGAGATAGCCAAAAATATCTACTGGGTTGGAATGTATCTACAGGATGACCCATTTCAATGCCATCCATATTTCATAGAAAATGGCAACGAGTCTATTTTAGTAGATCCGGGATCCATGCTAGAGTTTGAAGAGACTGTTAGAAAAGTAAAAAGCATAGCTGATATAAGTAGCATAAAATACATAATACTGCATCATCAAGACCCAGACTTAGCAGCTGCAGTTCCTGAGATAGAAAAGCTTATAGATAGAGATGATTTACTTATAGTTACACACTCAAGAACAGCTCTTTTGATAAAACACTATCTTGTAAGCTCAGATTATTATGAGATAGATAAAAATGAAAACAGACTCATCACTTTAAGTGGGTTTACTCTTGAATTTTATACTACACCATATTGCCACGCACCAGGAGCATTTGTGAGTTATGAGCCAGAGACTAAGACGCTTTTTTCAGGCGACATCTTTGGAGGCATTGAGAAATCATGGGAGTTTTATGCAGATGAGACATACTTTGCCAAAGCAAAACAGTTCCATCAAGAGTATATGCCGAGTAAAGATATATTTAACTTTGCACTACAAAAGATTGAAAAACTAGATCTCGAACTTATTGCTCCACAACATGGATCTATTATAAAAAAACAATATATAAAAAAGCTAATTGAAGATATGAAAAATCTAGAGTGTGGGATATATATAGATGCTAATTACAACCAAGAGCTACTAGATACTATTAACGAACTAAAAGAGAAAAAAGAGACTATAAAAGAGAGAGATAGACAGCTCTTTGAGCAGTCAAAAAGAGCTGAGATGGGTGAAATGATAGGTAATATTGCTCATCAATGGAGACAACCACTAGCCATAATAAGCACAATTTTAGCCATCTTAAAAGAAAAAAACAGTGCTAAAGTGCTCAAAAATGGTGAAATAGAACAAAAAATAGAGACTATGGAAGAAAAGGTAGAGTATATGTCTGATACTATAGAGGACTTTATGAACTACTACAAACCAAATAAAGACAGGAGCATTTTTAATATAAACGAAGCCCTGCAAAGAGCTTTAAAAATTACAAACTATACTCCACTAAATCATCAAATAAAAGTTAAAACAACAATAGATGAGGAGCTAGGCACAAAAGGGCATATAAATGAGTTTGTGCAGGTGATAGTCTCCATACTCTCAAATATCTATGATATTAAAAACATAAGGTCACTCCCTTTTGTAAATGTAGATATAAAGATGCAAAGAGAGGGTTTGGATGCCGTAGTCACTATTAGCGATGATGCAGGGGGGATAGAAGCAGATATTTTACCCAAAATATTCAATCCATACTTTACAACAAAGCATCAATCCTTAGGGACTGGTCTTGGTCTGCATATAGCAAAGACTATTATAGAGAACAATATGAATGGCTCCTTGAGTGTTAAAAACAATCAAAAAGGTGCAACTTTTATCATAAGGATGAAAAATGAAAACTGA